In one window of Onychomys torridus chromosome 7, mOncTor1.1, whole genome shotgun sequence DNA:
- the LOC118586577 gene encoding calcineurin B homologous protein 1-like, with the protein MGSRASTLLRDEELKEIKETGFSHSQIRRLFSRFTSLDKGESGTLSREDFQRIPELAINHLGDRIFNAFFSEGEDQVNFRGFMRTLAHFRLIEDNAKSKDVNGPEPLNSRSNKLHFAFRLHDLDKDDKISYDELLQVLQMMVGVNISNEQLGNIADRTI; encoded by the coding sequence ATGGGGTCTCGGGCCTCCACATTACTGCGGGACGAAGAGCTCAAGGAGATCAAGGAGACTGGCTTTTCCCACAGTCAGATCAGGCGCCTGTTCAGCCGGTTCACCAGCCTGGACAAAGGGGAGAGTGGGACTCTCAGCCGGGAAGATTTCCAGAGGATTCCAGAACTTGCCATCAACCACCTGGGGGACCGGATCTTCAATGCCTTCTTTTCAGAGGGAGAGGACCAGGTAAACTTCCGAGGATTCATGAGAACTTTGGCTCATTTCCGACTCATTGAGGATAATGCAAAGAGCAAAGATGTGAATGGACCTGAACCACTCAACAGCCGAAGCAACAAACTGCACTTTGCTTTCAGACTCCATGATTTGGATAAAGATGACAAGATCTCCTATGATGAGCTGTTACAGGTACTACAAATGATGGTTGGAGTGAATATCTCAAATGAGCAGCTGGGCAACATTGCAGACAGGACCATCTAG